One window of Dermacentor albipictus isolate Rhodes 1998 colony chromosome 9, USDA_Dalb.pri_finalv2, whole genome shotgun sequence genomic DNA carries:
- the LOC135917307 gene encoding beta-galactosidase-like, producing the protein MRACVLAAVLVSWYEILSGAGKRSFAIDYTNHTFLKDGKPFRFVGGSMHYFRVPRAYWDGRLHTLRMGGPNAIDFYIDWSGHEPEPGQYNFIDNYDVLAFLEAIKKADLLAILRPGPFICGEVDNAGFPYWLLRKYPNMQYRTMEKEYVEEVTKWFDKLLPMLVPYLYKNGGPIIMVQVENEYGHLKGFCDPNYMEFMLSLQEKHLGKDVVMFRTDSPSLRQYECDKVRDILVAGNCDPKADVPKSFDIIRRAQVKPGGPVVVGEYYTGWMNYWGWNNNPAYPPAVINTFEKMMDDGANVIFYMFHGGTNFGFKAATSAESPLVTSYDYDAPIGEDGDPKAYYFTLRKSIGKYIPLKAGELPKGSPKMGIDAILMPHSMSLKDVMDHFRNKGWLKRKKSKFPLTFEELGQDFGFLMYHTQIAANLDGEYLMTLHGLRDMAQLYVRQERHLMRIFDTAHLIIKPNTTVRLKKGEKLTILVENMGREDFGPKNRDPKGMTNVTVNDVTLTDWTIEAVPVTQNRDISELISLMQQPRNGDGKTPHFYYGWFTLGKGVKPLDTFLDPSNYTKGVAFINGINLGRYWPAVGPQIRLYVPGVYLKPYPEENKVILFELEGIRGEQGGRGVSFSDRPFLTAETGSPHP; encoded by the exons ATGCGCGCATGCGTACTTGCGGCGGTTCTCGTCTCCTGGTACGAGATCCTCTCGGGTGCAGGAAAGAGGTCTTTCGCGATCGACTACACGAACCACACTTTCCTCAAGGACGGCAAGCCCTTCCGTTTCGTGGGCGGGTCGATGCACTACTTCCGGGTCCCCCGGGCCTACTGGGACGGCCGACTTCACACTCTACGCATGGGCGGACCCAACGCCATAGACTTCTACATCGACTGGAGCGGCCACGAGCCGGAACCGGGGCAGTACAACTTCATCGACAACTACGACGTGCTTGCCTTCCTCGAGGCGATCAAGAAGGCCGACCTCCTGGCGATCCTCAGGCCGGGACCGTTCATATGCGGCGAGGTCGACAATGCGGGCTTTCCCTATTGGCTTCTGCGCAAGTACCCAAACATGCAGTACCGCACCATGGAGAAGGAGTACGTGGAGGAGGTCACCAAGTGGTTCGACAAGTTGCTGCCCATGCTGGTTCCATATCTGTACAAGAACGGTGGGCCCATCATCATGGTGCAG GTGGAGAACGAGTACGGCCACCTGAAGGGCTTCTGCGACCCCAACTACATGGAGTTCATGCTCTCCCTTCAAGAGAAACACCTGGGCAAAGACGTCGTCATGTTCCGCACCGACTCGCCGTCTCTGCGCCAGTACGAGTGCGACAAGGTGCGCGACATCCTGGTGGCCGGCAACTGCGACCCCAAGGCCGACGTGCCTAAGTCCTTCGACATCATACGCAGAGCGCAGGTCAAGCCGGGAGGGCCCGTCGTTGTGGGCGAGTACTACACCGGCTGGATGAACTACTGGGGCTGGAACAACAACCCCGCCTATCCGCCAGCGGTCATCAATACATTCGAGAAGATGATGGATGACGGGGCCAACGTCATATTCTACATGTTCCACGGAGGCACCAACTTCGGCTTCAAGGCAGCCACCAGCGCAGAGTCGCCGCTGGTGACGAGCTACGACTACGACGCGCCCATCGGGGAAGACGGCGATCCGAAGGCATACTACTTCACGTTGCGCAAGTCCATCGGCAAGTACATCCCTCTCAAGGCCGGAGAGCTGCCCAAGGGATCACCCAAGATGGGGATAGACGCCATTCTCATGCCACACAGCATGTCGCTGAAGGACGTCATGGACCACTTTCGGAACAAGGGCTGGCTGAAGCGCAAGAAGTCCAAGTTTCCGCTGACTTTCGAGGAGCTCGGCCAGGACTTCGGGTTCCTGATGTACCACACCCAGATCGCCGCGAACCTGGACGGAGAGTACTTGATGACGCTCCACGGTCTCCGCGACATGGCGCAGCTGTACGTTCGGCAGGAGCGCCACTTGATGCGCATTTTCGACACCGCCCACCTGATCATAAAGCCCAACACTACTGTGAGGCTCAAGAAGGGGGAGAAGCTGACGATTCTGGTGGAAAACATGGGACGCGAAGATTTCGGTCCCAAGAACCGCGACCCCAAG GGAATGACGAATGTGACCGTGAACGACGTCACCCTAACAGACTGGACCATCGAGGCGGTGCCGGTGACCCAGAACCGAGACATCAGCGAACTGATAAGTCTCATGCAACAGCCCAGGAATGGTGACGGTAAAACTCCGCACTTCTACTACGGCTGGTTCACGCTTGGCAAAGGAGTGAAGCCGCTGGACACCTTCCTCGATCCGTCCAACTACACCAAGGGGGTCGCGTTCATCAACGGCATCAACCTGGGCCGTTACTGGCCCGCGGTCGGCCCACAGATTAGGCTGTACGTTCCGGGAGTTTATCTCAAGCCGTATCCCGAAGAGAACAAGGTCATCTTGTTCGAGCTGGAGGGAATACGTGGTGAGCAAGGTGGCCGCGGCGTGAGCTTCAGCGATAGGCCTTTCCTCACCGCCGAGACAGGAAGCCCTCACCCTTAG
- the LOC135917314 gene encoding beta-galactosidase-1-like protein: protein MFACILWLLVGSNQHVLRSEAARTFTIDYKRETFLKDGKPFRFVGGSMHYFRVPRPYWDDRLRKVRIGGLNVVDFYIDWSGHEPEPGQYNFRDNYDLTAFLEAVKKADLLALVRPGPFVCGEIDNAGFPYWLVRKHPGIRYRTMQREYVQEVKKWFNVLLPRIVPYLYKNGGPIILVQLENEYGHLDGYCDPKYMEFMLQLQERLLGKDVVMFRSDSPVQSRYDCDHVRDVLVAGNCYPRTNVSETFAAIRRGMVRPGGPILVPEYYTGWMDYWGYAHNKENPRHVVKTFEEMMDHGANVVFYMYHGGTSFAFKAGTSNTAPLVSSYDYGAPLAEDGDPRPYYYQIRRSISKYMPVPKGKLPRRSPKLSLSAIRMNEGTPLDTVMRHFLDKGWLRQKRSKYPMTFEEFGLDFGFMVYKTRAQVRRARKYKVTLHGLRDRAHLSLRQERHVIQAFTMNEKEKPKLYKRVLLRKGEQVSILVENMGREDFGPKNKDPKGIRRVTADGSNMTGWLMEAVPVTRNRDVSELMHFLRRRSGEACKSAPCFYHGSFVLPKGQARLDTFLDPSNYTKGVAFVNGINVGRYWPAVGPQVTLYVPAVFLRPHPEENSVIMMEIDELPNRGRRGVSFAKRPRLEGSVERPGA from the exons ATGTTCGCTTGCATACTCTGGCTGCTCGTAGGAAGCAACCAGCACGTTCTGCGCTCCGAAGCTGCACGAACGTTCACAATAGATTATAAAAGAGAAACGTTCCTAAAGGACGGAAAGCCCTTCCGATTCGTCGGAGGTTCTATGCACTACTTCCGGGTACCGCGACCCTACTGGGACGACCGCCTGCGCAAGGTGCGAATTGGCGGCCTGAACGTCGTCGACTTCTACATCGACTGGAGCGGTCACGAGCCGGAACCCGGACAGTACAACTTCCGCGACAACTACGACCTGACCGCTTTCCTGGAAGCAGTGAAGAAGGCCGACCTGCTGGCCCTGGTGAGGCCGGGACCCTTCGTGTGCGGCGAAATCGACAACGCCGGCTTTCCGTACTGGCTGGTCAGAAAGCACCCCGGCATTCGATACCGGACGATGCAGCGAGAGTACGTTCAGGAGGTGAAGAAGTGGTTCAACGTCCTCCTCCCCAGGATAGTCCCGTACCTCTACAAGAACGGCGGGCCCATCATCCTGGTTCAGCTGGAGAACGAGTACGGTCACCTGGACGGCTACTGCGACCCCAAGTATATGGAGTTCATGCTCCAGTTGCAGGAAAGGCTCCTGGGCAAGGACGTGGTCATGTTCCGAAGTGACTCGCCCGTACAGTCGAGGTACGACTGCGACCACGTCCGTGACGTGCTCGTGGCGGGCAACTGTTACCCGAGGACGAACGTTTCGGAAACGTTCGCCGCCATTCGCCGGGGTATGGTGAGGCCCGGAGGCCCGATCCTGGTGCCGGAGTACTACACCGGCTGGATGGACTACTGGGGCTACGCGCACAACAAGGAGAACCCGCGCCACGTCGTCAAGACCTTCGAGGAGATGATGGATCACGGAGCCAACGTGGTCTTCTACATGTACCACGGCGGAACCAGCTTCGCCTTCAAGGCGGGCACGAGCAACACGGCGCCTCTGGTCAGCAGCTACGACTACGGGGCGCCGCTGGCCGAGGATGGCGATCCCAGGCCTTACTACTACCAGATCCGCAGGTCCATTAGCAAATACATGCCAGTTCCTAAGGGAAAACTCCCGCGGCGATCCCCGAAGCTGAGCCTCAGCGCGATTCGCATGAACGAAGGCACTCCGTTGGACACGGTAATGCGACACTTCCTGGACAAGGGGTGGCTTAGGCAAAAGCGATCCAAGTATCCGATGACGTTCGAAGAGTTTGGCTTGGACTTTGGCTTTATGGTATACAAAACGAGAGCCCAAGTGCGGCGTGCTCGCAAGTACAAGGTCACGTTGCACGGCCTGCGGGACCGCGCGCACTTGTCACTGCGACAAGAACGTCACGTGATACAAGCGTTCACgatgaacgaaaaagaaaagccgaAACTATACAAAAGAGTGCTCCTTCGGAAAGGAGAGCAAGTGTCAATTTTAGTAGAAAACATGGGGAGGGAGGATTTCGGCCCCAAGAACAAGGATCCGAAG GGAATCAGACGGGTGACCGCAGACGGCTCGAACATGACCGGCTGGCTCATGGAAGCTGTTCCTGTGACGCGGAACAGGGACGTCAGCGAACTGATGCATTTCCTGAGACGACGTAGCGGAGAGGCTTGCAAAAGTGCGCCATGTTTCTATCACGGCTCTTTCGTGCTACCAAAGGGGCAGGCGCGTCTGGACACGTTCCTGGACCCTTCCAACTACACCAAGGGCGTCGCCTTCGTGAACGGCATCAACGTCGGCCGCTACTGGCCCGCGGTGGGGCCGCAAGTGACCCTCTACGTACCCGCCGTCTTTCTGCGGCCCCACCCCGAGGAGAACAGCGTCATCATGATGGAAATCGACGAACTGCCGAACCGAGGTCGGCGAGGAGTCAGCTTTGCGAAAAGGCCACGTTTAGAAGGCTCTGTGGAAAGGCCTGGTGCTTAA